ccacacctCATAAAACGGcggaggttgagaaatactaaaTTGTTGCAACTAGCAAGGACCGTTTCACGCGGACAGGATGGAGATGTTGGGACAATTTTCCAAACataagtatacaggtagtccccgacttacaacagttcatttagtgaccattgggaGTTAACAACGGCACTCCAAAAAGTGATGTACGACTGTTTTTCATGCCTAGCACATCATTGCTGCCTTCCTACCCgcccccatgatcaaaattcaggcgctcggcagtggactcatatttatgacggtgtctCCTCTCGTCATcgccttttgcagccttctgacaagccaaggcaggttcgcttaacaaccaggctgctgatttaacaactgcagtgattcacttaacaactgtggccagaaagatcgtgaaagggggcaaaactcgctaACTCGATTTAGGGTTCtattgcggtcgtaagttgaggactgtgaAGTATCCAACACCTCAACTGCAAATCTCTGGCCCATCCCTAGATGGCCCCAGACAGACCCTAGTCTCTCTGCACTGCCACCTAGTGGAACTTCCTAAATTTTGCAGCCAAGGGTGATGCAGCGGCCTAGAGGTGGAGCACTGTCACCTCatgatcaggaggctgtgagttcaatcctaggcagaggcagatatttctctctctctctctctctgggcacgatgagaatcTACCTGCCGAACAAAattccacattggcgacaggaagagcatccggccattaaaacattaGCAGAGCTCCACTGAGTTGCCCAGAGTCCACCCCGCGAGGGATTATGGAGTGGTCGATGATCCAGTAGCCCACGCACAGCCTTTTCAAGGCAAAAAGACTCCAGCTGGATAGAAAATATCCTAGcgttccttcccttttttcccttgGAACTCTCATCCTTTGTACTACAAATTGATTTCTCAGATGCTTTTGTGAAGGCTGCAAAAGGGGGGCCCCTCCTGGAGCTATTTGGGTTTCCATGGCAACTAATGGATATCCCCCCCccaagagaaaaggggaaatgtGGGAGGAGGGttgctaatttcattttttttttttttttacctagaCCAaaacagaggggagggggaggaggaaaggcagGGATGAAATCTAAGCAATAATGCAGATCGTGGAAGTTGCAGAGAATTGGGGTGGGGGCACCTCCTTCGGGTCCTAGAAGGTTGTGGGGGGGCATCAGAGGAAGTTTCAGGGCTTGGGAACTGTCCATAATCTGGTGGCAACGAACCgtcttctgtttctcctttgccGACACGGCAAAGCCACCGTTCTCCCATTTGGCAAATGAGAAATCTGGCATTGGgccacaggcagtcctcgacttacgaccaaaaatccacacagacacaaacacaaaattcctgttgctaaacgAGGCCGTCGTTCAGTAATtattttgccccgttttgcaaccttccttgccaccgttgatAAGGGAATCGCGGCAGCCGTTAAGTTAGTAACGACGGTTGCAAAGGGAgtccggcttccccgttgactttgcttgccaggaggatcgcaaaaaggggatcacgtcaccccgggacactgcgaccgtcgtaaatctGAGTCCCGCTGCCACGTGTCCGGattgagaggcctgaaaggcctatgaagcggtatataagtctactgctattgctattgctactgctattgatcACGTCACTATATATGGGTGTGCTGCAGCAGtcttttaagtgtgaaaaaatgctcctaagtcactttttccagcgtCCTAACTTTGAGTAGTCACTAAACGAAtcattgtaagccgaggactacctgcacaccaGAAGGATATGCCTTTTGAGGAAGATTGttgaaaaaaaggaataatattTTAGGAGGCTGCTGTAAAAAGATTAGATCTCAAAGGATAGCAGAGAAAATGTAAACTTTATTTTCAGGCCAAAAAGGAATCAATTTAGCAGCATCGCGCTTCCgatcaggaaaaataaaaatttaacatAGCCGGTAGTATATGAAGCTCTCCAAAGGGTTGGGGGTTTTTATTCCTTGGTAAAATTAGAACTCATTTTCTAAATCCTCCGAGAGGCCCAAGGAGTTTGCATAGCTTTCTTCTTCCTGCTACTTTCTCCCACAACGACCCTGCGAGGTAGGAAACAGCTTAGCCCCAAATTGCCCATGAGTAAGTTTGAATCCAGATGGCCCTGTTCCTAATCCAGCATTGTAACGTCTAGttaagaggggttttttttcatatatatatttttaaaatacaactaATACAAACAtacatctaaatacaaaaaagaaaaaagaaagagaaaagaaaaaaagggggaggggaaaccaaATATTACAGTGCATGTCCAGCCCCTGgagacccttccccccccctataTTTCTTTgtctataacaactaaaagatatacactatattccaattgtgcccttattcCCTTCAAAACAacatattcttgagtaggtttattccctttgctttCCCCCAACAccgattttataaaatcccccccaTATTTATGGGCTTTGATcatcccttttttaaatttaatttaatacaataatacaatacaatagcagagttggaagggaccttggaggtcttctagtccaacgcccctgcctaggcaggaaaccctataccgttccagacaaatggttattcaacatcttcttaaagacttccagtgttggagcattcacaacttctggaggcaacttctgttccactgattcattgttcttactgtcaggaaatttctcctcagttctaagttgcttctctccttgattagtttccacacattgcttcttgtcctaccctcaggtgctttggagaatagtagcttgacttcctcttctttggggcagcccctcaaagattggaccactgctatcatgttacccttaGTCCTTGTTGCtggataaatacaatacaatagcagagttggaagggaccttggaggtcttctagtccaaccccctgcctaggcaggaaaccctataccgttccagacaaatggttattcaatgtcttcttaaagacttccagtgttggggcattcacaacttctggaggcaacttctgttccactgattaattgttctaactgtcaggaaatccctcctcagttctaagttgcttctctccttgattagtttccacccattgcttcttgttctgccctcaggtgctttggagaatagtttgactccctcttctttgtgatattggaagactgctatcatgtctcccctggtccttctttctattaaactagacatccccagttcctgcaaccgttcttcatatgttttagtctcctaatttctgttgttaatttatcatttgttgccatactccgaatttcattataccattcatttctttgaatatcccaatttcctccccaatatttagccatcgcTAATTCTGGCTGCCAGTAATCAAATTTACAAtccattcctttttttgtttcatttatatcccgttTTTCCACCAGCAGCAGTAATGCAATTCTCGGTGAGCTGTCTAAAGGCACATTCAAAAGTGCTCTAAACACCATGCCTCCCCCaaaatatgggacatggtgtTAAAAGAGTTTTTGAACTTTGACaaatttaagatgtatggacttcaactcccagaatttcccctgACAGCATCCTGGAGGATTAAAATTAGGTTGGGAAAGGCTATTTTAAAGCCAAACATATTGGCAACTATCACCAAGAAGAAAATGTCTcggatcgtggcacgacaaaaccgcggtccactaaagcgcgcccaattaaagcgcgtcgctgacatctTCAGCAACGTGACAACaatgaccgcggagaaaaaagggcgctttaaaaagcatttttaaagcaagccaattcacgtaaaggtaagggttaggtttagggttacggttagggttaggttaagggttagggttaggtttagggttacgttaagcgttagggttagggttaggttaagggttaccgttaggtttagcgttaggttaagggttaggttaagggttaggtttagggttaggtttagggttaggtttgggggggttaggtttaggtttacgcgttaattttagctttaccgctcacagcgtgcttttttcatcgcgctgtgatgatgtcaggtacgcggtttcgtcgagtgcgctttagtcgaccgcggttttgtggtggaaccatctcgGATAATGGCGCCTTTGTCCTTTCCTTCTGCTGGACCAGGCGCTAAGAGTGACCCTCTCTGCTTGTCCCCAGACTGCCTGCCATCCGATCCCTTGCCTGACCAGGCGGACTCCTGGCTGCAGCTGGTGGACCGGTTGAACATCAAAGCTTTTGTCAATCTGACCCTGGCCAGCTCAGTCCGGCACGGCACACAGCAGCTGCTCTTCATCTCCGGACTGGGTAGGTAACCTTGGATTTCTAGGTGGTCACCTTTCCTTCAGCTTCAACTTGCATCTAAATTCATGTTAAACAAGTTaaatccattctttttttttttaaaaaaagcagttttttattttcatttctcgtGCATGCATTCACAAATGTACAATCTCGTAACTATTATTAATAATCtgtgttatcttttaacatttataacagTTTTTCCTCCCCTACAATTAACAATAGGATTGAGATTGCTTTCCTACCATCCCATACACCGATCTTATTTTACAAccttacttcttccttccttcctttctttgcttctcctctccttctctccttttttctttcctcctctcctttcccttctctacttccctttcttctcccccactcctaccctctttttccctttcctaccctctctcctattcttaTTTCCTCTCcaattcttcctctcctttccccttttttctttcctttctctcctttctcctcgcCTCTTCCTATCTTTCCCTCTACTTCTCTCTCCACTCCCTCTTTCCGTTGTTGCATTTAGATATTTTCCTCTTCGGTCTGGTGTATTTTCGGGCTGGTATTCTACCAAACCCAGTTCTGTATTTAGATAACAATCTTAAATTCCCTCTTccacaatttattttcattttaatagttACACACACACCATCCTTTAAGCATATATTTGTGTATTAATACCTTTTTATTTTCCCCCTCCATTTGGTTAAATCCATAGAAGTAAGGGCAGATTTTAACAGATTTTACCAGaacaataacagaatagaatagaatagatattggaaaatagagtagagtagagtagagtagacagcaaccgtcataaatatgagtcagttgccaagtgtacaaattttgatcacatgaccatgggggcactgcaacggttgtaagggtcaaaaaaggtcataagccAGGTTTTTTTACTGCTGTTATAACGAACTAAACgaactgtcataagttgaggactatccgtaTAAGTATAAGAAGTATAGAAGAATAAGTACAAAATGctaaaagtttttaagaagatgttggatagccatttgtctgaagtggtgtcgggtttcctgcctaagcagggggttggactagaagacctcaaaggtcccttccaactctgctattctattccattccactccgcaccattctattcttttctattaaatTCATTATATTCTGTTCGTTCTGTttcattctgttttgttctgttactccattccattgtattccactccactccattctattctattcttttctattctattaaattcattctattctgttcgtTCTGTTTCGTTCTGTAActgttttctattatattctattcctattctctgttctattctattccaattctattacATTCTATTCCGATTTCTAttgtttattctattccttattgtattccgttctattctattaaattcattctgttctgttcgttCTGTTTCATTCTGTTTCGTTcagttattccattccattctattctattcctatcctctctgttctattctattccattctattccattctattccattctattccattctattccattctattccttattctattctatcccatcccatcacactccactccactctattctgttaaattcattctgttctgtttcgTTCTGTTTCgttctgttattccattatattctattcctgtcctctgttctattctattccattctattccttatttctattctattctattcctgtctgttctattctattccattctatttctattcctattcatttctattccatatcctatcctatcctatcctatctcatcccatcccactccactccactccactctgttaaattcattctgttctgtttcgTTCtgttactccattccattctaaaaccCAGCTCTCgttctgtctcctcctcctccaggaggCATGAGGCCTAACACCATCGCGCTGGGCTTCTACGACTACCCGCCCCCGCTCGACAACGTGTCCCAGCCCACCGCTTTCAGCAGAGACGAGGCCATTTGGCACGACTTCCCTTCCGTCTGGACCTCGGGAGGCCCCAAGCAACTGTCTTCCCGGGAGTACGTGGCCATCATCTGCGATGCCATGAAGATGTCGCGCAACGTCCTTCTGGCCCGCTACTTCGACCAGCTCCAGCTGCCTCAGTCCATCGGCTGGCGAGCCCAGCCCCTCATCGACGTCTGGCCCATCAACCTTTTGCGCCCCGACAGCGCCCGCTACGTCGACACCAGCAGCCTCTTCCTGTTGCAGATGGGCTGCGTCCTGGCCATGACCCGGTCGTGGCGACGGGCTCAGTTGCGCCTCTTCCTGTGCGTGCAGAGTTGCACCAGCCGCCAGGGGCAGGAGGACAAGCTCCGGCAGCTTCTGAAGGACCTGCGCATCCGGGCGAAGGTCCAACTGGTGCTGTGGGACGACGTGGTCGCTCTCCATTGGCACAGCCGCCAGGAAGACTCGGCGGACGGCGCCCTCAATGCCTCCAGCAACATCACGTCCATCTCCAACGAGTATTTGACTGCGGTTAACCAGCTGATTCTCCAGCAGAGTTCCACCCCAACTGTCCGCTTCCTTTACCTGCCCCGTCCTCCCGCGGACACTAATTTATACCCCAGGTATTTGGAACAGCTGGAGATCCTGACCCACGGACTGGGCCCCACGCTGCTTGTCCATGGGGTGAGCGCCGTTACGAGCACTCAGCTGTAAAGCAGGGCTGTCGGTTGTCCACTGTGGGCAAGGGCTGGTGGTTGATGGAACACCAGGCCGTCAAGGATGGCCCTCAAGGATCGCGGTGAAGGGGAGCCGAAGATCAACCAGCAATGTTCTTGGCTGGAGTTGGGGTTCCATATCTCCCCCACCCTTTTCGTCCCAGACTGGGCTGTTGCGACGCCTCCCAAAGACAACTGGGCGACAGGGTTAGGGCCCGGCTCAGTGTTCCTAGCCGAGAGCTTCCATCCAGCAGGGTCTCCTCTGTGCT
This genomic stretch from Thamnophis elegans isolate rThaEle1 unplaced genomic scaffold, rThaEle1.pri scaffold_408_arrow_ctg1, whole genome shotgun sequence harbors:
- the LOC116523531 gene encoding solute carrier family 12 member 9-like; translation: VRKYLLLLDSRKEHVKFWRPQVLLMVRNPRTSLQLIRFINDLKKSGLYVLGHVELADLDCLPSDPLPDQADSWLQLVDRLNIKAFVNLTLASSVRHGTQQLLFISGLGGMRPNTIALGFYDYPPPLDNVSQPTAFSRDEAIWHDFPSVWTSGGPKQLSSREYVAIICDAMKMSRNVLLARYFDQLQLPQSIGWRAQPLIDVWPINLLRPDSARYVDTSSLFLLQMGCVLAMTRSWRRAQLRLFLCVQSCTSRQGQEDKLRQLLKDLRIRAKVQLVLWDDVVALHWHSRQEDSADGALNASSNITSISNEYLTAVNQLILQQSSTPTVRFLYLPRPPADTNLYPRYLEQLEILTHGLGPTLLVHGVSAVTSTQL